The following proteins come from a genomic window of Micromonospora zamorensis:
- a CDS encoding FAD binding domain-containing protein, producing the protein MQVPAPFEYERATSVDHAISLLEHRGGTARLIAGGHSLLPMMKLRLANFDYLIDINDLHAELGYVETGPDEVRIGALTRHRELLESPVLGAAFPIFADAERVIADPVVRNRGTLGGSLCQADPSEDLSAVCTTLDARCVIRGPGGAERVVSMEDFHVGPYETAVADDEILVEIRLPVRPGCGSAYAKVERRAGDWAVVSAGAAVWLDGGVIVDARVGLAAVGPNTTGIPEISAALRGQEPSEGLYEQAGAIAARSCDPVTDQRGSADYKRHLAAELTRRTLRRAVERARS; encoded by the coding sequence ATGCAGGTGCCGGCACCGTTCGAGTACGAGCGAGCCACCAGTGTGGACCATGCGATCAGCCTTCTGGAGCATCGCGGCGGCACCGCCCGCCTGATCGCCGGCGGGCACAGCCTGCTGCCGATGATGAAGCTCCGGCTGGCCAACTTCGACTATCTGATCGACATCAACGACCTGCACGCCGAGCTGGGCTACGTCGAGACGGGCCCGGACGAGGTTCGCATCGGGGCGCTGACCCGCCATCGGGAGCTGCTCGAATCCCCCGTGCTGGGGGCGGCGTTCCCCATCTTCGCCGACGCCGAACGGGTGATCGCCGACCCGGTGGTGCGCAACCGGGGCACGCTGGGCGGCTCGCTCTGCCAGGCCGACCCGTCCGAGGACCTCTCGGCGGTGTGCACGACCCTGGACGCGCGGTGCGTGATCCGGGGTCCGGGCGGCGCGGAGCGGGTCGTGTCGATGGAGGACTTCCACGTCGGGCCGTACGAGACGGCCGTCGCGGACGACGAGATCCTGGTCGAGATCCGGCTACCAGTGCGGCCCGGCTGCGGCAGCGCGTACGCCAAGGTCGAGCGCCGGGCCGGCGACTGGGCCGTGGTGTCGGCCGGCGCGGCGGTGTGGCTCGACGGCGGCGTGATCGTCGACGCCCGGGTCGGGCTCGCGGCGGTCGGCCCCAACACGACGGGCATCCCGGAGATCTCGGCCGCGTTGCGCGGGCAGGAACCCTCGGAGGGGCTCTACGAGCAGGCCGGGGCCATCGCGGCGCGCAGCTGCGACCCGGTGACCGACCAGCGCGGCAGCGCGGACTACAAGCGGCATCTGGCCGCCGAGCTGACCAGGCGGACCCTGCGCCGGGCCGTCGAACGGGCGAGGAGCTGA
- a CDS encoding (2Fe-2S)-binding protein, producing the protein MQVTMTVNDVEVTREIEARLLLVHFLRDVLGLTGTHWGCDTSNCGTCVVWLDGEPVKSCTVLAAMAGGHQVRTVEGLAKGAELDPIQQGFMQCHGLQCGFCTPGMMMTARALLDRNPDPSETEIREAISGQICRCTGYATIVRSVRWAAVAEAQAAAQVTETTESTEAGEIDNAGQPAEAVA; encoded by the coding sequence ATGCAGGTCACCATGACCGTCAACGACGTCGAGGTCACCCGGGAGATCGAGGCCCGGCTGCTGCTGGTGCACTTCCTGCGGGACGTGCTCGGTCTGACCGGCACGCACTGGGGCTGCGACACCAGCAACTGCGGCACCTGCGTGGTCTGGTTGGACGGCGAGCCGGTGAAGTCGTGCACCGTGCTCGCGGCGATGGCCGGCGGCCACCAGGTGCGTACCGTCGAGGGTCTCGCCAAGGGCGCCGAGCTGGACCCGATCCAGCAGGGTTTCATGCAGTGCCACGGCCTCCAGTGCGGCTTCTGCACGCCGGGGATGATGATGACCGCGCGGGCGCTGCTCGACCGCAACCCCGACCCGAGTGAGACGGAGATCCGGGAGGCGATCTCGGGTCAGATCTGCCGGTGCACGGGTTACGCCACCATCGTCCGCTCGGTCCGCTGGGCCGCCGTGGCCGAGGCGCAGGCCGCGGCCCAGGTCACCGAGACCACCGAATCGACCGAGGCCGGCGAGATCGACAACGCCGGCCAGCCCGCGGAGGCCGTCGCATGA
- a CDS encoding aerobic carbon-monoxide dehydrogenase large subunit encodes MTTVHERVDTFHDNDQKPVGYGRMLRKEDPRFLRGRGRYVDDVQLPGMLHLAILRSPVAHARIVSIDTSAAEASPGVKAVVTGAALAAQNLAWMPTLSNDVQAVLATDKVRFQGQEVAFVLAEDRYAARDALELIDVEYDVLDPVIDARRALEPDAPVIRDDLDGKTNNHCFDWETGDEAATEAVFARADVVVSQDLVYPRVHPAPMETCGAVADYDAVDGKLRLWSTTQAPHAHRTLYAIVAGLPEHKIQVIAPDIGGGFGNKVPIYPGYVCAIVASIVTGKPVKWMEDRSENLISTGFARDYIMRGEIAATRDGRILGIRTNVLADHGAFNGTAAPVKYPAGFFGVFTGSYDIEAAYCKMTAVFTNKAPGGVAYACSFRITEAVYLVERIVDCLADELGMDPAELRLKNFIQPEQFPYTTKTGWVYDSGNYEPTMRLAMEMAGYDELRREQAEKRARGELMGIGIAFFTEAVGAGPRKDMDILGLGMADGCELRVHPTGKAVVRLSVQSQGQGHETTFAQIVAEEIGIPPSDIEVLHGDTDNTPFGLGTYGSRSTPVSGAAAALVARKVRDKARIIASGMLEVSVADLEWEKGAFHVAGDPGRSVTIQDIAMRAHGAGDLPEGIEGGLEAQICYNPSNLTYPHGAYICVVDIDPGTAQVKVRRFIAVDDCGTRINPMIIEGQVHGGLTDGVGMALMEMIAFDEDGNCLGASLMDYLIPTSLEVPDWETGFTVTPSPHHPIGAKGVGESATVGSPPAIVNAVIDALKPFGVRHADMPLTPSRVWDAMRGQARPPI; translated from the coding sequence ATGACCACCGTGCACGAGCGCGTGGACACGTTCCACGACAACGACCAGAAACCCGTCGGGTACGGCCGGATGCTGCGCAAGGAGGACCCGCGCTTCCTGCGGGGTCGCGGCCGGTACGTCGACGACGTCCAACTGCCCGGCATGCTGCACCTCGCGATCCTCCGGTCGCCGGTGGCGCACGCCCGCATCGTCAGCATCGACACGAGCGCCGCCGAGGCGTCGCCCGGGGTGAAGGCGGTGGTGACCGGGGCTGCCCTGGCTGCGCAGAACCTGGCCTGGATGCCGACCCTCTCCAACGACGTGCAGGCCGTCCTCGCCACCGACAAGGTGCGTTTCCAGGGCCAGGAGGTCGCGTTCGTCCTCGCCGAGGACCGGTACGCGGCCCGCGACGCGCTGGAGCTGATCGACGTCGAGTACGACGTCCTCGACCCGGTGATCGACGCACGTCGCGCGTTGGAGCCGGACGCCCCGGTGATCCGCGACGACCTGGACGGCAAGACGAACAACCACTGCTTCGACTGGGAGACCGGCGACGAGGCGGCCACCGAGGCGGTCTTCGCCCGCGCCGACGTCGTGGTCAGCCAGGACCTCGTCTACCCCCGGGTGCACCCGGCGCCCATGGAGACGTGCGGGGCGGTCGCCGACTACGACGCCGTCGACGGCAAGCTGCGGCTCTGGTCGACCACCCAGGCGCCGCACGCGCACCGCACCCTCTATGCCATCGTGGCGGGCCTGCCCGAGCACAAGATCCAGGTGATCGCGCCGGACATCGGCGGCGGGTTCGGCAACAAGGTGCCGATCTACCCCGGGTACGTCTGCGCGATCGTCGCCTCGATCGTCACCGGCAAGCCGGTGAAGTGGATGGAGGACCGCTCGGAGAACCTGATCAGCACCGGTTTCGCCCGCGACTACATCATGCGCGGGGAGATCGCGGCGACCCGCGACGGTCGGATCCTCGGCATCCGCACCAACGTGCTGGCCGACCACGGCGCGTTCAACGGCACCGCCGCCCCGGTGAAGTACCCGGCCGGCTTCTTCGGGGTGTTCACCGGCAGCTACGACATCGAGGCCGCGTACTGCAAGATGACGGCGGTCTTCACCAACAAGGCGCCCGGCGGTGTCGCGTACGCGTGCTCGTTCCGGATCACCGAGGCGGTCTACCTGGTCGAGCGGATCGTCGACTGCCTCGCCGACGAACTCGGCATGGACCCGGCCGAGCTGCGGCTGAAGAACTTCATCCAGCCGGAGCAGTTCCCGTACACGACGAAGACCGGCTGGGTGTACGACTCGGGCAACTACGAGCCGACGATGCGGCTGGCGATGGAGATGGCCGGCTACGACGAGTTGCGCCGCGAGCAGGCGGAGAAGCGGGCCCGGGGCGAGCTGATGGGCATCGGCATCGCGTTCTTCACCGAGGCCGTCGGCGCCGGGCCGCGCAAGGACATGGACATTCTCGGGCTGGGCATGGCCGACGGCTGCGAGCTGCGCGTCCACCCGACCGGAAAGGCCGTGGTACGCCTCAGCGTCCAGTCGCAGGGTCAGGGGCACGAGACGACGTTCGCGCAGATCGTCGCCGAGGAGATCGGGATTCCACCGTCGGACATCGAGGTGCTGCACGGCGACACCGACAACACCCCGTTCGGCCTCGGCACGTACGGCAGCCGGTCGACGCCCGTCTCAGGCGCCGCTGCGGCTCTGGTGGCCCGGAAGGTCCGCGACAAGGCGCGGATCATCGCCTCGGGGATGCTGGAGGTGTCGGTGGCCGACCTGGAGTGGGAGAAGGGCGCGTTCCACGTCGCGGGCGACCCGGGCAGGTCCGTCACCATCCAGGACATCGCCATGCGCGCGCACGGCGCGGGTGACCTGCCCGAGGGCATCGAGGGTGGGTTGGAGGCGCAGATCTGCTACAACCCGTCGAACCTGACCTACCCGCACGGCGCGTACATCTGCGTGGTGGACATCGACCCCGGCACCGCGCAGGTGAAGGTCCGACGGTTCATCGCGGTCGACGACTGCGGCACCCGGATCAACCCGATGATCATCGAGGGGCAGGTGCACGGAGGGCTGACCGACGGGGTCGGCATGGCCCTGATGGAGATGATCGCGTTCGACGAGGACGGCAACTGCCTCGGTGCGTCCCTGATGGACTATCTGATCCCGACGTCCCTCGAAGTGCCCGACTGGGAGACCGGGTTCACCGTGACGCCGTCGCCACACCACCCGATCGGCGCGAAGGGCGTGGGCGAGTCCGCGACGGTGGGGTCGCCACCCGCGATCGTCAACGCGGTCATCGACGCCCTGAAGCCCTTCGGCGTACGCCATGCCGACATGCCGCTGACGCCGTCGCGGGTCTGGGACGCGATGCGCGGCCAGGCCCGGCCGCCGATCTGA